One window from the genome of Thermus sediminis encodes:
- a CDS encoding DedA family protein, with protein sequence MWAYLTPALLLFLEVGFPFGLLVPGGDTLLLALGALAGEGRLALFPLLPLLFLGAFLGHGVGYGIGRRLGPPIRKRFPPELVERGERFLTRFGPSALLVAPFVPGLRTLVPFLFGALGFPLHAYLLLSALGSLLWTQGLVLFAYLLGQRVPPWLLWPALALLVLLPLWARWRKPQG encoded by the coding sequence ATGTGGGCCTACCTTACCCCAGCCCTCCTGCTCTTCCTGGAAGTGGGGTTTCCCTTCGGCCTCCTGGTGCCCGGCGGGGACACCCTCCTCCTGGCCCTAGGCGCCCTCGCCGGGGAGGGCAGGCTTGCCCTCTTCCCCCTCCTGCCCCTCCTCTTCCTGGGAGCCTTCCTGGGGCACGGGGTGGGTTACGGGATCGGACGGAGGCTTGGTCCGCCCATCCGAAAGCGGTTTCCCCCAGAGCTGGTGGAAAGGGGGGAGCGGTTTTTGACCCGCTTCGGCCCCTCGGCTCTCCTCGTCGCTCCCTTCGTGCCCGGGTTGCGCACCCTGGTCCCCTTCCTCTTCGGGGCCCTAGGTTTTCCCCTCCACGCCTACCTCCTGCTTTCGGCCCTAGGAAGCCTCCTTTGGACCCAAGGGCTCGTCCTCTTCGCCTACCTCCTGGGGCAGAGGGTACCCCCCTGGCTCCTTTGGCCCGCGCTCGCCCTTCTGGTCCTCCTCCCCCTATGGGCCCGCTGGCGAAAGCCCCAAGGCTGA
- a CDS encoding TerC family protein, with product MEAGVISVILILIVLEVILSADNALILGVLVQRLPLHLRRKALFYGILGAYVLRGLALLFATLVIKLWWVQALGAAYLLYIALKHFLKPEEAHAPPPLEATAAQFWKVVAQVELMDLAFAVDSVLVAVALSDRLWVIYTGVLLGILALRVLAGLVVGLLDRYPRFKHLAYLVVGLAAVKLALGGWDKLAKEVLGRPEMVVGLDKEAFSLFIVAVLFLGGLWAMRKPAPQAS from the coding sequence ATGGAAGCTGGCGTGATCTCGGTGATCCTGATCCTGATCGTCCTGGAGGTGATCCTCTCCGCGGACAACGCCCTCATCCTAGGGGTGCTGGTGCAGAGGCTTCCCCTACACCTGAGGCGCAAGGCCCTCTTCTACGGCATCCTGGGGGCCTATGTCCTCAGGGGCCTCGCCCTCCTCTTCGCCACCTTGGTCATCAAGCTCTGGTGGGTCCAGGCCCTGGGGGCTGCCTACCTCCTCTACATTGCCCTCAAGCACTTCCTGAAGCCCGAGGAGGCCCACGCGCCTCCGCCCCTGGAGGCCACTGCCGCCCAGTTCTGGAAGGTGGTGGCCCAGGTGGAGCTCATGGACCTGGCCTTCGCGGTAGACTCGGTCCTGGTGGCCGTGGCCCTTTCCGATAGGCTTTGGGTCATCTACACCGGGGTCCTCTTGGGCATCCTGGCCCTTAGGGTGCTGGCCGGCCTGGTGGTGGGCCTCCTAGACCGCTACCCCCGGTTCAAGCACCTGGCCTATCTGGTGGTGGGCCTGGCCGCGGTGAAGCTGGCCCTGGGAGGGTGGGATAAGCTGGCCAAGGAGGTCCTGGGGCGGCCTGAAATGGTCGTGGGACTGGACAAGGAGGCCTTCAGCCTCTTCATCGTGGCGGTTCTCTTCCTGGGAGGCCTCTGGGCCATGAGGAAGCCCGCTCCCCAGGCCTCTTGA
- a CDS encoding metal-sulfur cluster assembly factor produces MDDARQQANPGAGALPSKEQVLEALKVVYDPEIPVNIVDLGLVYDVEVHENGVVDVTMTLTAIGCPAQDVVKADAEMAVMRLPGVQGVNVEFVWTPPWTPARMTEEGKRMMRMFGFNV; encoded by the coding sequence ATGGACGATGCGCGCCAGCAGGCGAACCCCGGGGCGGGGGCTCTGCCCAGCAAGGAGCAGGTCCTCGAGGCCCTCAAGGTGGTCTACGACCCCGAGATCCCCGTGAACATCGTGGACCTGGGCCTGGTCTACGACGTGGAGGTCCACGAAAACGGCGTGGTGGACGTCACCATGACCCTCACCGCCATCGGGTGCCCGGCCCAGGATGTGGTGAAGGCGGACGCGGAGATGGCGGTCATGCGCCTACCTGGGGTGCAGGGGGTGAACGTGGAGTTCGTCTGGACCCCGCCCTGGACCCCCGCCCGGATGACCGAGGAGGGGAAGCGCATGATGCGGATGTTCGGTTTCAACGTGTAA
- a CDS encoding proline racemase family protein has translation MSWQPATTWQRFTTLDLHAEGEPLRVLTAGLDPLPGATMLQKRRYARERLEGLRRLLMLEPRGHADMYGALITEPTSPESDLGVLFMHNEGWSTMCGHGIIALVTCLLEARPRPSTFPDLDCSGLAGKERLRIDTPAGQVVAQAALSPDRSRVMHVSFRNVPSFAYALDQVVDVPGWGRVRYDLAFGGAFYAYVDARDLGLTLEAANYRKLIEAGMAIKRAVMSAYPIHHPLEPDLSFLYGTIISGPPQDPAHQARNVCIFADGEVDRSPTGTGVSGRAALEYARGRLLPGQAFTTESILGTTFTVTIASEAAVAGFPAIIPEVSGRAWITGQHEFVLAPDDPLGQGFLLR, from the coding sequence ATGAGCTGGCAGCCCGCCACCACCTGGCAGCGTTTCACCACCCTAGACCTGCACGCCGAGGGGGAGCCGCTAAGGGTTTTGACGGCCGGCCTGGATCCCCTCCCCGGCGCAACGATGCTTCAAAAGCGCCGTTACGCTCGGGAACGTCTGGAGGGGTTGCGCCGTCTCCTCATGTTGGAGCCGCGCGGCCACGCGGACATGTACGGGGCCCTCATCACCGAGCCCACCTCCCCCGAAAGCGACCTGGGCGTCCTCTTCATGCACAACGAGGGCTGGAGCACCATGTGTGGGCACGGCATCATCGCTCTGGTCACCTGCCTGCTGGAGGCCCGGCCCCGACCCTCCACCTTCCCTGACCTGGACTGCTCGGGCCTGGCGGGCAAAGAAAGGCTGCGCATAGACACGCCAGCCGGCCAGGTGGTCGCCCAGGCGGCTTTGAGCCCGGACCGTTCCCGGGTGATGCACGTCTCCTTCCGCAACGTGCCCTCTTTTGCCTATGCGTTGGATCAGGTTGTGGACGTACCCGGCTGGGGCCGTGTGCGCTACGACCTGGCCTTTGGCGGCGCGTTCTACGCCTATGTTGACGCCAGAGATCTGGGGTTGACGCTGGAGGCCGCCAACTATCGCAAGCTGATCGAGGCCGGCATGGCCATCAAGCGCGCGGTGATGTCGGCCTACCCCATCCACCACCCGCTCGAACCAGACCTCAGCTTCCTGTACGGGACGATCATAAGCGGCCCGCCACAGGATCCGGCGCACCAGGCGCGCAACGTTTGCATCTTTGCGGATGGTGAGGTGGACCGTTCCCCCACGGGGACCGGCGTGAGCGGGAGGGCAGCCCTGGAATACGCCCGTGGCCGCTTACTGCCAGGCCAGGCCTTCACCACCGAGAGCATCCTGGGGACCACGTTCACCGTCACGATAGCGAGCGAAGCGGCCGTTGCGGGCTTTCCAGCGATCATCCCCGAGGTTTCCGGCCGTGCCTGGATTACCGGCCAACACGAATTTGTACTTGCCCCAGATGACCCGCTAGGCCAGGGATTTCTTCTACGGTAG
- a CDS encoding NAD-dependent malic enzyme codes for MPVSRYYNVKRDEKGERYLEPYVRGFLLLRLPLLNKGTAFTEEERRALGLEGLLPPYVNTLGEQKERVYRRYRLQTSPLEKHIYLRHLQDRNEVLFYALLVDHLEEMLPILYTPTVGEAVREFSHIYRYPRGFTASTRNIDQVEEALQNVPLEEVRLIVATDSSAILGIGDQGYGGMAISIGKLTLYTAVGGVGPDKTLPVELDVGTDREDLLKDPLYLGVRHKRLRGEAYYRFLDRFVEAVKRRYPKALIQWEDFSKEAAFTVLERYRKVVPSFNDDIQGTGAVALAGVLSACRLKGERLRDQVVVVYGAGAGGIGVAWALIEGMKREGLSEEEARARVLVLDSRGLLLEGRTMEAYKRPYAQRAERVMGWRFAGDSPNLLETIENARATVLLGLSGQGGSFTEPVVRAMLQYSERPIVFPLSNPTSATEALPDDLIYWTEGRALVAAGSPFPPVGFKGRTLPVGQGNNAFIFPGLGLGAVLARAREVTDGMVLEAAYALHDFTQAHFPGLLYPPVARLREVSPYVAARVMAKALEEGVAEEERIQGLSFKGLMEFVRGRFWEPQYLPYRPAPVI; via the coding sequence ATGCCGGTCAGCCGCTACTACAATGTGAAGCGGGACGAGAAGGGGGAGAGGTACCTGGAGCCCTACGTGAGGGGCTTCCTCCTCCTGAGGCTCCCCCTCCTCAACAAGGGCACGGCCTTCACCGAGGAGGAGCGAAGGGCCTTGGGCCTCGAGGGTCTCCTTCCCCCTTACGTCAACACCCTCGGGGAGCAGAAGGAGCGGGTATACCGCCGCTACCGCCTCCAGACCTCCCCCCTGGAGAAGCACATCTACCTGCGCCACCTCCAAGACCGCAACGAGGTCCTCTTCTACGCCCTCTTGGTGGACCACCTCGAGGAGATGCTCCCCATCCTCTACACCCCCACGGTAGGGGAGGCGGTGCGGGAGTTCTCCCACATCTACCGCTACCCCCGGGGCTTCACCGCCAGCACCAGGAACATAGACCAGGTTGAGGAAGCCCTTCAGAACGTCCCCCTGGAGGAGGTGCGCCTCATCGTGGCCACGGACTCCTCGGCCATTTTGGGCATCGGGGACCAGGGCTACGGGGGCATGGCCATCAGCATCGGCAAGCTCACCCTCTACACCGCTGTGGGCGGGGTGGGCCCCGACAAGACCCTCCCCGTGGAGCTGGACGTGGGCACGGACCGGGAGGACCTCCTCAAGGACCCCCTCTACCTGGGGGTGCGCCACAAGCGTCTACGGGGCGAGGCCTACTACCGCTTCCTGGACCGCTTCGTGGAGGCGGTGAAAAGGCGCTACCCCAAGGCCCTCATCCAGTGGGAGGACTTCAGCAAGGAGGCGGCCTTCACCGTCTTGGAGCGCTACCGCAAGGTGGTGCCCTCCTTCAACGACGACATCCAGGGCACGGGGGCGGTGGCCCTAGCGGGGGTCCTCTCCGCCTGCCGCCTCAAGGGGGAGCGGCTTAGGGACCAGGTGGTGGTGGTCTACGGGGCCGGGGCCGGGGGGATCGGGGTGGCCTGGGCCCTCATAGAGGGGATGAAGAGGGAAGGCCTTTCCGAGGAGGAGGCCAGGGCCAGGGTCCTGGTCCTGGACTCCAGGGGCCTCCTCCTCGAGGGGCGGACCATGGAGGCCTACAAAAGGCCCTACGCCCAAAGGGCGGAGAGGGTTATGGGCTGGCGCTTCGCCGGGGACTCCCCCAATCTTTTGGAAACCATAGAAAATGCCCGGGCCACGGTCCTCCTGGGCCTTTCCGGCCAGGGGGGAAGCTTCACCGAGCCCGTGGTCCGGGCCATGCTGCAATATAGCGAGCGCCCCATTGTCTTCCCCCTCTCCAACCCCACCTCCGCCACGGAGGCCCTCCCCGACGACCTCATCTACTGGACCGAGGGGAGGGCCCTGGTGGCCGCGGGGAGCCCCTTCCCCCCCGTGGGCTTCAAGGGGCGGACCCTTCCCGTGGGCCAGGGGAACAACGCCTTCATCTTCCCCGGCCTGGGCCTGGGGGCCGTCCTCGCCCGGGCCCGGGAGGTGACGGACGGGATGGTCCTCGAGGCCGCCTACGCCCTCCACGACTTCACCCAGGCCCACTTCCCCGGCCTCCTCTACCCCCCGGTGGCGAGGCTTCGGGAGGTTTCCCCCTACGTGGCCGCCCGGGTCATGGCCAAGGCCCTGGAGGAGGGGGTGGCGGAGGAGGAGAGGATCCAGGGCCTCTCCTTCAAGGGCCTCATGGAGTTCGTGCGGGGCCGCTTCTGGGAGCCCCAGTACCTCCCCTACCGCCCGGCCCCGGTAATCTAG
- a CDS encoding DNA double-strand break repair nuclease NurA: MWRLLSLSPGTLAQGEALQEAPEPQAFHPLESPWEPRRAGPSPWPEPLYFVDGKEREEALLQGEGLALLGCVAAGALVHQGGRMTLLPPLVRRVGVGLAEPLRVGELLYEPVAAEGTDYASLRAGLQRVREELEREVARGLSGGLLLVDGPVRFARPGGLPLLGYVKTHWARYLPEGEEALLQALSPGERTPAFRVRRGGRELASWYLRLPLLPEGLRPPQAGLLRVETPLEAPFSELADLSLGLFPDLASHPVKDPRAPQNLAPIGALEWALGRRMGSQEVVERLLRRHLGGG; the protein is encoded by the coding sequence GTGTGGCGGCTCCTCTCCTTAAGCCCCGGGACCCTGGCCCAGGGGGAAGCCCTGCAGGAGGCCCCCGAGCCCCAGGCCTTCCATCCCCTGGAGTCCCCCTGGGAGCCCAGGCGGGCCGGGCCCAGCCCCTGGCCCGAGCCCCTTTACTTCGTGGACGGCAAGGAGCGGGAGGAGGCCCTCCTTCAGGGGGAGGGGCTCGCCCTCCTGGGGTGCGTGGCCGCCGGGGCCCTGGTCCACCAGGGGGGCAGGATGACCCTCCTCCCCCCGCTGGTCCGCCGGGTGGGGGTGGGGCTCGCCGAGCCCCTTAGGGTGGGGGAGCTCCTCTACGAGCCCGTGGCGGCGGAGGGGACGGACTACGCCTCCTTGCGGGCGGGCCTGCAGAGGGTCCGGGAAGAGCTGGAAAGGGAGGTGGCCCGGGGGCTTTCCGGGGGGCTTTTGCTGGTGGACGGGCCCGTGCGCTTCGCGAGGCCCGGGGGGCTTCCCCTTTTGGGCTACGTCAAAACCCACTGGGCCCGCTACCTGCCCGAGGGCGAGGAGGCCCTTCTCCAGGCCCTGAGCCCGGGGGAAAGGACCCCCGCCTTCCGGGTCCGGCGGGGGGGGCGGGAGCTTGCCAGCTGGTACCTCCGCCTCCCCCTCCTCCCAGAGGGCCTCCGCCCGCCCCAGGCGGGGCTTCTCCGGGTAGAGACCCCCCTTGAAGCCCCCTTTTCCGAACTGGCGGACCTCTCCTTGGGCCTCTTTCCCGACCTGGCCTCCCACCCGGTCAAGGACCCCCGGGCCCCCCAGAACCTGGCCCCCATCGGGGCCCTGGAGTGGGCCCTGGGCCGGAGAATGGGGAGCCAGGAGGTGGTGGAGCGCCTCTTGCGGCGGCACCTAGGAGGTGGATAG